From the Salmo trutta chromosome 2, fSalTru1.1, whole genome shotgun sequence genome, one window contains:
- the LOC115159463 gene encoding circularly permutated Ras protein 1 isoform X1, giving the protein MSDVITHSLLTLQTGSNSSLNRHCSQGFAYVVGPPMEFACGFVYVPPSTYQREVQTKTPIAVKRSALLPPPNRIRPRSPPPPPPAPSPELQKQQHHSPEQRITEKCFKNALLPPFMRSQSPACLQPIPGPPSLLPSNSQRLTYDIPKEDPDIGSYPWDPDYSYNIPEGSGEEMKHPNTTSSSGSAQKSAPALPPRPSFMRSCPEYLVLLPDSFSSSKSSFSSSRSREPLVGNPNVILVSLGKLISEENVFTIEGEPTCCSQCGSVLDSLYDNVVNVCYFCQSSLEPPTSSSATCLGCQDSVFLLTPGDKALTLTDTLLLFCIDISASMSITSQVLEGKQPIYRSRLQFVQEAVLQSVRKLSETQPHMRVGLITFNNQVTLHGYDEFTSRFLLGAELIDGEYLKEAAFSFPSPPPLSRTRDCLQREILGLSESGATALGPASLVAIAMASRQPGSKVIICTDGKANTDLGNLEVEGTDARPCLSSTIFYHDLGEYAASQGVTVSVLAIEGTDCRLDELGRLADRTRGKVVIASPHELYTEFEEIIENTTIATHCSVTLLLPPTLCVKGEREAGNRVTREVGNVASDTEITFQFGARQHGSQGEVSAPVAGGRVSVQLQLRYRQKDGHSMLRVLTADKEVTDDSSVVLSSLFLAIIQLNSSQASAALAVRGRFQDAKSEGETQRELVERALEYDRSAEDKIIYSKWLKTMDPIHNSLQNYTRRQSIRSDTLQSLTDMGAALLYSMKNSNRRPISLKEKHQH; this is encoded by the exons ATGAGTGATgtcatcactcactcactcctaaCACTTCAGACTGGGAGTAACTCAAGTTTGAACCGTCACTGTTCACAAGGCTTTGCATAC GTGGTAGGACCACCAATGGAGTTTGCCTGTGGGTTTGTTTATGTCCCTCCATCAACCTATCAGAGGGAAGTCCAAACGAAAACCCCAATTGCAGTTAAACGTTCAG ctctccttcctcccccaAACAGAATCCGTCCCCGcagtcctccccctcctcctccagcaccctccccagaactacaaaaacaacaacaccactCTCCAGAACAGAGAATCACcgagaaatgttttaaaaatg CTCTGCTCCCCCCATTCATGCGATCTCAATCGCCTGCTTGCCTCCAGCCAATCCCAGGCCCACCTTCCCTTCTCCCTTCCAATAGCCAGAGGCTGACCTATGACATTCCAAAGGAGGATCCAGACATTGGGAGTTATCCATGGGATCCAGACTACTCATACAATATCCCAGAAGGCAGTGGGGAAGAGATGAAGCATCCAAACACCACCAGCAGCAGTGGATCTGCACAGAAGTCAG CTCCAGCCTTGCCACCAAGACCTTCCTTTATGAGGTCCTGTCCAGAATACCTAGTTCTGTTGCCTGATTCTTTCTCCTCCTCGAAGTCTTCCTTTTCATCCTCCA GATCAAGGGAACCATTGGTGGGGAATCCAAATGTGATCCTAGTCAGTTTGGGGAAGCTGATATCAGAGGAAAACG TGTTCACCATAGAGGGAGAGCCCACCTGCTGCTCCCAGTGTGGCTCTGTGCTGGACTCCTTGTATGACAATGTG GTGAATGTCTGTTATTTTTGCCAGTCATCATTGGAACCACCTACCTCCTCATCTGCCACCTGTCTCGGTTGCCAGGACAGTGTCTTTCTGTTGACCCCTGGTGACAAGGCCCTGACCCTTACAGACACACTGCTCCTGTTCTGTATCGACATCTCAGCGTCCATGAGTATCACCTCCCAG GTGTTGGAAGGAAAACAGCCAATCTACAGGTCACGTCTTCAG TTTGTTCAGGAAGCAGTGTTACAGAGTGTTCGGAAGCTGAGTGAAACACAACCACACATGCGAGTAGGACTCATCACGTTCAACAATCAG GTGACTCTGCATGGATATGACGAGTTCACCTCACGTTTTTTGCTGGGTGCGGAGTTGATTGACGGTGAATACCTTAAGGAAGCAGCGTTCAGCTTCCCCAGCCCACCCcccctctccaggaccagggactGTCTACAGAGAGAGATTCTAGG ATTGTCTGAGAGTGGTGCCACGGCTTTAGGTCCGGCTTCTCTTGTAGCCATAGCGATGGCTTCTCGGCAACCAGGGTCAAAG GTGATCATCTGCACAGATGGAAAGGCCAACACAGACCTGGGGAATCTGGAGGTGGAGGGCACTGATGCTCGACCTTGCCTCTCCTCCACTATCTTCTACCACGACCTGGGGGAGTACGCTGCTAGCCAGGG GGTGACAGTATCAGTGTTGGCTATCGAGGGGACAGACTGCAGACTTGATGAGCTGGGGAGACTAGCAGACCGCACAAGAGGAAAG GTGGTGATAGCAAGTCCACATGAACTATACACTGAATTTGAGGAGATTATAGAGAACACGACGATAGCGACACACTGTAGTGTCACTTTGCTGCTCCCCCCAACTCT GTgtgtgaaaggagagagagaggctgggaacAGGGTGACCAGAGAGGTGGGCAATGTGGCATCAGACACAGAAATCACCTTTCAATTTGGAGCGAGGCAACACGGCTCACAGGGAGAGG TGTCAGCCCCAGTGGCAGGTGGCCGTGTGTCTGTTCAGCTGCAGCTGAGATACAGACAGAAGGATGGACACAGTATGCTCAGAGTGCTGACTGCTGATAAAGAGGTGACGGATGACAG CTCAgtggttctctcctctctgtttctagCCATCATTCAGCTCAACTCATCCCAGGCCAGCGCCGCTCTAGCTGTCAGGGGCCGCTTCCAAGACGCAAAGAGTGAGGGGGAGACACAGAGGGAACTGGTGGAGAGAGCCCT AGAGTATGATAGAAGTGCAGAAGACAAAATTATTTATTCAAAATGGCTTAAAACCATGGACCCTATACACAACAGCCTACAAAACTACACAAGG AGACAATCCATACGTTCTGATACACTGCAG TCTCTAACGGACATGGGTGCTGCACTGCTGTACAGCATGAAGAACAGCAACAGGAGGCCTATTTCACTGAAGGAAAAACACCAACACTGA
- the LOC115159463 gene encoding circularly permutated Ras protein 1 isoform X2, which yields MEFACGFVYVPPSTYQREVQTKTPIAVKRSALLPPPNRIRPRSPPPPPPAPSPELQKQQHHSPEQRITEKCFKNALLPPFMRSQSPACLQPIPGPPSLLPSNSQRLTYDIPKEDPDIGSYPWDPDYSYNIPEGSGEEMKHPNTTSSSGSAQKSAPALPPRPSFMRSCPEYLVLLPDSFSSSKSSFSSSRSREPLVGNPNVILVSLGKLISEENVFTIEGEPTCCSQCGSVLDSLYDNVVNVCYFCQSSLEPPTSSSATCLGCQDSVFLLTPGDKALTLTDTLLLFCIDISASMSITSQVLEGKQPIYRSRLQFVQEAVLQSVRKLSETQPHMRVGLITFNNQVTLHGYDEFTSRFLLGAELIDGEYLKEAAFSFPSPPPLSRTRDCLQREILGLSESGATALGPASLVAIAMASRQPGSKVIICTDGKANTDLGNLEVEGTDARPCLSSTIFYHDLGEYAASQGVTVSVLAIEGTDCRLDELGRLADRTRGKVVIASPHELYTEFEEIIENTTIATHCSVTLLLPPTLCVKGEREAGNRVTREVGNVASDTEITFQFGARQHGSQGEVSAPVAGGRVSVQLQLRYRQKDGHSMLRVLTADKEVTDDSSVVLSSLFLAIIQLNSSQASAALAVRGRFQDAKSEGETQRELVERALEYDRSAEDKIIYSKWLKTMDPIHNSLQNYTRRQSIRSDTLQSLTDMGAALLYSMKNSNRRPISLKEKHQH from the exons ATGGAGTTTGCCTGTGGGTTTGTTTATGTCCCTCCATCAACCTATCAGAGGGAAGTCCAAACGAAAACCCCAATTGCAGTTAAACGTTCAG ctctccttcctcccccaAACAGAATCCGTCCCCGcagtcctccccctcctcctccagcaccctccccagaactacaaaaacaacaacaccactCTCCAGAACAGAGAATCACcgagaaatgttttaaaaatg CTCTGCTCCCCCCATTCATGCGATCTCAATCGCCTGCTTGCCTCCAGCCAATCCCAGGCCCACCTTCCCTTCTCCCTTCCAATAGCCAGAGGCTGACCTATGACATTCCAAAGGAGGATCCAGACATTGGGAGTTATCCATGGGATCCAGACTACTCATACAATATCCCAGAAGGCAGTGGGGAAGAGATGAAGCATCCAAACACCACCAGCAGCAGTGGATCTGCACAGAAGTCAG CTCCAGCCTTGCCACCAAGACCTTCCTTTATGAGGTCCTGTCCAGAATACCTAGTTCTGTTGCCTGATTCTTTCTCCTCCTCGAAGTCTTCCTTTTCATCCTCCA GATCAAGGGAACCATTGGTGGGGAATCCAAATGTGATCCTAGTCAGTTTGGGGAAGCTGATATCAGAGGAAAACG TGTTCACCATAGAGGGAGAGCCCACCTGCTGCTCCCAGTGTGGCTCTGTGCTGGACTCCTTGTATGACAATGTG GTGAATGTCTGTTATTTTTGCCAGTCATCATTGGAACCACCTACCTCCTCATCTGCCACCTGTCTCGGTTGCCAGGACAGTGTCTTTCTGTTGACCCCTGGTGACAAGGCCCTGACCCTTACAGACACACTGCTCCTGTTCTGTATCGACATCTCAGCGTCCATGAGTATCACCTCCCAG GTGTTGGAAGGAAAACAGCCAATCTACAGGTCACGTCTTCAG TTTGTTCAGGAAGCAGTGTTACAGAGTGTTCGGAAGCTGAGTGAAACACAACCACACATGCGAGTAGGACTCATCACGTTCAACAATCAG GTGACTCTGCATGGATATGACGAGTTCACCTCACGTTTTTTGCTGGGTGCGGAGTTGATTGACGGTGAATACCTTAAGGAAGCAGCGTTCAGCTTCCCCAGCCCACCCcccctctccaggaccagggactGTCTACAGAGAGAGATTCTAGG ATTGTCTGAGAGTGGTGCCACGGCTTTAGGTCCGGCTTCTCTTGTAGCCATAGCGATGGCTTCTCGGCAACCAGGGTCAAAG GTGATCATCTGCACAGATGGAAAGGCCAACACAGACCTGGGGAATCTGGAGGTGGAGGGCACTGATGCTCGACCTTGCCTCTCCTCCACTATCTTCTACCACGACCTGGGGGAGTACGCTGCTAGCCAGGG GGTGACAGTATCAGTGTTGGCTATCGAGGGGACAGACTGCAGACTTGATGAGCTGGGGAGACTAGCAGACCGCACAAGAGGAAAG GTGGTGATAGCAAGTCCACATGAACTATACACTGAATTTGAGGAGATTATAGAGAACACGACGATAGCGACACACTGTAGTGTCACTTTGCTGCTCCCCCCAACTCT GTgtgtgaaaggagagagagaggctgggaacAGGGTGACCAGAGAGGTGGGCAATGTGGCATCAGACACAGAAATCACCTTTCAATTTGGAGCGAGGCAACACGGCTCACAGGGAGAGG TGTCAGCCCCAGTGGCAGGTGGCCGTGTGTCTGTTCAGCTGCAGCTGAGATACAGACAGAAGGATGGACACAGTATGCTCAGAGTGCTGACTGCTGATAAAGAGGTGACGGATGACAG CTCAgtggttctctcctctctgtttctagCCATCATTCAGCTCAACTCATCCCAGGCCAGCGCCGCTCTAGCTGTCAGGGGCCGCTTCCAAGACGCAAAGAGTGAGGGGGAGACACAGAGGGAACTGGTGGAGAGAGCCCT AGAGTATGATAGAAGTGCAGAAGACAAAATTATTTATTCAAAATGGCTTAAAACCATGGACCCTATACACAACAGCCTACAAAACTACACAAGG AGACAATCCATACGTTCTGATACACTGCAG TCTCTAACGGACATGGGTGCTGCACTGCTGTACAGCATGAAGAACAGCAACAGGAGGCCTATTTCACTGAAGGAAAAACACCAACACTGA
- the LOC115159463 gene encoding circularly permutated Ras protein 1 isoform X3 translates to MSDVITHSLLTLQTGSNSSLNRHCSQGFAYVVGPPMEFACGFVYVPPSTYQREVQTKTPIAVKRSALLPPPNRIRPRSPPPPPPAPSPELQKQQHHSPEQRITEKCFKNALLPPFMRSQSPACLQPIPGPPSLLPSNSQRLTYDIPKEDPDIGSYPWDPDYSYNIPEGSGEEMKHPNTTSSSGSAQKSAPALPPRPSFMRSCPEYLVLLPDSFSSSKSSFSSSRSREPLVGNPNVILVSLGKLISEENVFTIEGEPTCCSQCGSVLDSLYDNVVNVCYFCQSSLEPPTSSSATCLGCQDSVFLLTPGDKALTLTDTLLLFCIDISASMSITSQVLEGKQPIYRSRLQFVQEAVLQSVRKLSETQPHMRVGLITFNNQVTLHGYDEFTSRFLLGAELIDGEYLKEAAFSFPSPPPLSRTRDCLQREILGLSESGATALGPASLVAIAMASRQPGSKVIICTDGKANTDLGNLEVEGTDARPCLSSTIFYHDLGEYAASQGVTVSVLAIEGTDCRLDELGRLADRTRGKVVIASPHELYTEFEEIIENTTIATHCSVTLLLPPTLCVKGEREAGNRVTREVGNVASDTEITFQFGARQHGSQGEVSAPVAGGRVSVQLQLRYRQKDGHSMLRVLTADKEVTDDSHHSAQLIPGQRRSSCQGPLPRRKE, encoded by the exons ATGAGTGATgtcatcactcactcactcctaaCACTTCAGACTGGGAGTAACTCAAGTTTGAACCGTCACTGTTCACAAGGCTTTGCATAC GTGGTAGGACCACCAATGGAGTTTGCCTGTGGGTTTGTTTATGTCCCTCCATCAACCTATCAGAGGGAAGTCCAAACGAAAACCCCAATTGCAGTTAAACGTTCAG ctctccttcctcccccaAACAGAATCCGTCCCCGcagtcctccccctcctcctccagcaccctccccagaactacaaaaacaacaacaccactCTCCAGAACAGAGAATCACcgagaaatgttttaaaaatg CTCTGCTCCCCCCATTCATGCGATCTCAATCGCCTGCTTGCCTCCAGCCAATCCCAGGCCCACCTTCCCTTCTCCCTTCCAATAGCCAGAGGCTGACCTATGACATTCCAAAGGAGGATCCAGACATTGGGAGTTATCCATGGGATCCAGACTACTCATACAATATCCCAGAAGGCAGTGGGGAAGAGATGAAGCATCCAAACACCACCAGCAGCAGTGGATCTGCACAGAAGTCAG CTCCAGCCTTGCCACCAAGACCTTCCTTTATGAGGTCCTGTCCAGAATACCTAGTTCTGTTGCCTGATTCTTTCTCCTCCTCGAAGTCTTCCTTTTCATCCTCCA GATCAAGGGAACCATTGGTGGGGAATCCAAATGTGATCCTAGTCAGTTTGGGGAAGCTGATATCAGAGGAAAACG TGTTCACCATAGAGGGAGAGCCCACCTGCTGCTCCCAGTGTGGCTCTGTGCTGGACTCCTTGTATGACAATGTG GTGAATGTCTGTTATTTTTGCCAGTCATCATTGGAACCACCTACCTCCTCATCTGCCACCTGTCTCGGTTGCCAGGACAGTGTCTTTCTGTTGACCCCTGGTGACAAGGCCCTGACCCTTACAGACACACTGCTCCTGTTCTGTATCGACATCTCAGCGTCCATGAGTATCACCTCCCAG GTGTTGGAAGGAAAACAGCCAATCTACAGGTCACGTCTTCAG TTTGTTCAGGAAGCAGTGTTACAGAGTGTTCGGAAGCTGAGTGAAACACAACCACACATGCGAGTAGGACTCATCACGTTCAACAATCAG GTGACTCTGCATGGATATGACGAGTTCACCTCACGTTTTTTGCTGGGTGCGGAGTTGATTGACGGTGAATACCTTAAGGAAGCAGCGTTCAGCTTCCCCAGCCCACCCcccctctccaggaccagggactGTCTACAGAGAGAGATTCTAGG ATTGTCTGAGAGTGGTGCCACGGCTTTAGGTCCGGCTTCTCTTGTAGCCATAGCGATGGCTTCTCGGCAACCAGGGTCAAAG GTGATCATCTGCACAGATGGAAAGGCCAACACAGACCTGGGGAATCTGGAGGTGGAGGGCACTGATGCTCGACCTTGCCTCTCCTCCACTATCTTCTACCACGACCTGGGGGAGTACGCTGCTAGCCAGGG GGTGACAGTATCAGTGTTGGCTATCGAGGGGACAGACTGCAGACTTGATGAGCTGGGGAGACTAGCAGACCGCACAAGAGGAAAG GTGGTGATAGCAAGTCCACATGAACTATACACTGAATTTGAGGAGATTATAGAGAACACGACGATAGCGACACACTGTAGTGTCACTTTGCTGCTCCCCCCAACTCT GTgtgtgaaaggagagagagaggctgggaacAGGGTGACCAGAGAGGTGGGCAATGTGGCATCAGACACAGAAATCACCTTTCAATTTGGAGCGAGGCAACACGGCTCACAGGGAGAGG TGTCAGCCCCAGTGGCAGGTGGCCGTGTGTCTGTTCAGCTGCAGCTGAGATACAGACAGAAGGATGGACACAGTATGCTCAGAGTGCTGACTGCTGATAAAGAGGTGACGGATGACAG CCATCATTCAGCTCAACTCATCCCAGGCCAGCGCCGCTCTAGCTGTCAGGGGCCGCTTCCAAGACGCAAAGAGTGA